The proteins below come from a single Juglans regia cultivar Chandler chromosome 12, Walnut 2.0, whole genome shotgun sequence genomic window:
- the LOC109004971 gene encoding dnaJ homolog subfamily B member 6-like, whose product MENEEDKSNDFYAVLGLKKECTAPELRNAYKKLALRWHPDRCSASGNSKFVEVEESKKKFQAIQQAYSVLSDANKRILYDVGIYDSDDDEKGMGDFLNEMTAMMSQTKSNGNGEESFEELQELFEELFQGDIDTFGSSSRGTSTSCSGLSSSYTSLSGSSGSNNKRSSSEMNFGKNNLEGTSGFDTNFQSFCFGTGGTPTNCQKGEGSKRSSGRNRR is encoded by the exons atggaaaatgaagaagacaAGAGCAATGACTTCTATGCAGTCTTGGGGTTGAAAAAGGAATGCACTGCGCCGGAGCTCAGGAATGCTTATAAGAAACTTGCGCTG AGGTGGCACCCAGATCGTTGTTCGGCTTCGGGGAATTCAAAGTTCGTGGAAGTAGAAGAATCTAAGAAGAAATTTCAGGCCATCCAACAAGCCTATTCTG TTCTCTCTGATGCCAACAAAAGGATTCTGTACGATGTAGGAATCTACGACAGCgatgatgatgaaaaa GGAATGGGCGATTTTCTGAATGAAATGACAGCCATGATGAGCCAAACAAAGTCTAAC GGAAATGGGGAGGAGAGCTTTGAGGAGCTGCAGGAATTGTTTGAAGAGTTGTTTCAAGGGGATATTGACACATTTGGCTCAAGCTCACGAGGTACTAGTACTAGTTGTTCTGGTTTGTCCTCCTCCTACACGTCTCTTTCTGGGAGTTCTGGTTCCAACAACAAACGCAGCTCCTCTGAGATGAATTTTGGGAAGAATAACTTGGAGGGTACCTCTGGCTTTGACACTAACTTTCAGAGCTTTTGTTTTGGG ACGGGGGGAACACCAACAAACTGCCAGAAAGGAGAAGGGAGTAAGAGGAGTTCGGGGAGAAACCGGCGGTAG
- the LOC109004973 gene encoding probable complex I intermediate-associated protein 30, which yields MSRFRSLWQASLNATKRAIAWNAEDLMPPTERYIFTFNSKEELKRWHLYSDSEYGGLSSASLEIKESENGLSGIFSGNLSSDVTEGSKWNISRSGFCGMRSKKFDGFIDLDAYDTIALKLKGDGRCYISTIYTENWVNSPGQEEDNSWQSFVFVPKDNWYIAKIPLGRYLPTWRGNVIDANLEMNQSRILGMSLSVNAEGGVPGARSGPGDFRFEIDWIKALRSTQ from the exons ATGTCCAGATTTCGATCATTGTGGCAAGCTTCTCTGAATGCAACGAAGAGAG CTATCGCATGGAATGCTGAAGACTTGATGCCTCCTACAGAAAGATACATATTCACTTTTAATTCGAAGGAAGAACTAAAAAGGTGGCATCTGTATTCAGATTCTGAATATGGAG GCTTGTCCTCAGCGTCTTTGGAGATCAAAGAATCTGAAAATGGACTCAGTG GGATTTTCTCTGGGAACCTTTCCTCTGATGTTACTGAGGGTTCAAAATGGAACATTTCTCGCAGTGGCTTCTGCGGAATGCGGTCCAAAAAG TTTGATGGCTTCATTGATTTGGATGCATATGATACAATAGCACTAAAGCTTAAAGGAGATGGAAGATGCTACATATCAACC ATCTATACAGAAAATTGGGTAAACTCACCTGGACAAGAGGAAGATAACTCTTGGcaatcttttgtttttgtacCCAAAGACAATTGGTATATTGCAAAG ATTCCTCTTGGTCGATATTTGCCAACATGGAGAGGCAATGTTATAGATGCAAACTTGGAAATGAATCAATCACGTATACTTGGCATGTCTCTATCTGTTAATGCTGAAGGGGGTGTTCCAGGTGCTAGATCAGGACCGGGTGATTTCCGTTTTGAAATTGATTGGATCAAGGCCTTAAGATCAACACAATAA